AAGCATCACCGCTGGAGATGGCACCATTGCCCCTGTTGCCCGCCCAACATTGCGCGGCTCGTCACCTCCATCGGTTCCTATATGTATGCCGTGGCTGATGACGAGATTGCCGTGCATCTGTACGGCGAAAGCAGCCTTCGCTGCACGCTCGCCAATGGTGCCGACCTGTCGCTGAAACAGAGCACGGACTATCCCTGGGATGGAAAGATAAGCTTCGAGCTCGCGCTTTCCGATCCGGCGAGCTTCGCGCTCTGGCTGCGCATCCCCGAATGGGCCGGAGCTGCGACGCTGAGCGTCAACGGCCAGATGCTCGACCTGTCGGCCGCCATGACCAATGGCTATGCCCGCATTAATCGCGAATGGCGGGATGGCGACCGGGTGGCGCTGCTGCTGCCGCTCGCCCTCAGGCCGCAATATTCCAATCCCAAGGTGCGGCAGGATGCCGGCCGGGTGGCACTGATGCGCGGGCCTATGGTCTATTGCGCCGAGGAAGTCGACAATGGCGGCGATCTCAACGCCATCGTCGTTCCGCAGACACTGCCCGAGGCGAGCACGCAGCTGCTGGCGGACCTGAATGGTGCGGTCGCCGTCACTCTGGCGGTCGAGCGGGAGGATACCGAGGCCTGGGGCGAGGCACTGTATCGGGCGACACCGGCGCAGCGCCGTCCGGCGGATCTGCGCCTGGTTCCCTATCATCTATGGGACAATCGTGCGCCCGGCAGCATGCTCGTGTGGTTCCAGGCGGGGAAGTGACGGATGAACCACATGACGTATGACTTGAGGCCGGCCAGCCTGGTTCTGTCGGATGTTCGCAAGAGCTATGGCAGCCTGGACGTGATCCACGGCATCGATCTGACGATAGGCGAGGGCGAATTCGTCGTCTTTGTCGGGCCATCCGGATGCGGCAAGTCCACGCTCCTGCGGATGATCGCCGGGCTTGAAGAGGTGACCGAGGGTGATGTGGTGATCAAGGGCCGCGATGTCACCGATCTCGATCCCTCCGAGCGGGGCATCGCCATGGTGTTCCAGTCCTATGCACTGTATCCGCATATGAGCGTGCGCGACAATCTGGCCTTCGGACTGAAGATGTCGCGCACAGCCACGGTCGAAATCGACCGGCGGGTCGCTCAGGCTGCGGCCATCCTCAAGATCGAGCATCTCCTGGAGCGGCGGCCGGGCCAGTTGTCCGGTGGCCAGCGTCAACGGGTGGCGATCGGCCGCGCCATCGTCCGCAAACCGGATGTCTTCCTGTTCGACGAGCCGCTGTCCAATCTCGATGCGGAACTGCGTGTCTCGATGCGCATCGAGATCGCACGGCTGCACCGCGATCTCGGCAATACGATGATCTATGTGACGCACGACCAGACCGAGGCGATGACGCTCGCCGATCGTATCGTGATCCTGCGGGACGGCCGGATCGAGCAGGTCGGCTCGCCGCGGCAAGTCTATCAGGATCCCGCCAATACCTTCGTCGCGGGCTTCATCGGATCGCCGCGCATGAACCTGATCGAGGCGACATGGGAAAGGGGCGCCCCTCGTGTCAGTGAGACGGTCTTGCCCGCCCCGGCGGTGAGGCAGCCGCCTGCCGACGGCGCATCCCTCACCTTCGGCATCAGGCCCGAACACATCCGGATTGCGACGGATGACCAGGAGGGGTTGCCGGCTGTCGTGGAGTTCAGCGAATATCTTGGTGGCACCTGCTACCTCTATTGCCGGCTGTCGGGAGGACAGGCCCTGACCATTGAGAGCCGGGATGAACTCCAGCTGCAGAGCGGCGACAGGTTGACCCTCGCTCTGCCGGCAGAGCGCAGCTTTCTGTTCGATGCATCCGGCCAGCGCCTGCGCTAGATCCCAGGGGCGCATCGGAAGCCAGGCCGGGCCTTGGGGCGGGAACGTTCTTTCCGTGTGGATCGACAGGCCGATCTCAGCGGATCAGCCCGTCAAGGCGTGCAGGTGACATAGGCGACCACCGCGTCGGCGATCATCCGCTTGTGCCGGTTGTAGGTCTCGGGTTCCGACAGGTCGCGATGGAAGATCGTCCCGAAGGTGTAGCGATTCGAGACGCGGAAAAAACAGAAGGCACTGATAAGCATGTGCAGGTCGATGGCATCGACATCGGCGCGGAACAGGTTTTCGCGCCGGCCGCGCTCCAGAACCTCTTGGATCGTCTTGACGATGGAGAGGTTGAGGTCGCCGATTTCCGCCGACTGCTTCATATGATTGGCGTAGTGGATATTCTCGATGCTCACCAGCCGCACGAAATCGGGATTGTTTTCATCGTGATCGAAGGTGCTGCCGATCAGCGTCCGCAGGGCCTCCACCGGTGGCATATGCGCCAGTTCAAGATCCTCCTCCAGCGTGCGGATCTTGCGATAGGCCTTTTCCAGCACAGCCAGATAAAGACCCTCCTTACTGCCGAAATAGTAGTAGATCATCCGCTTGGACGTTTTGGTTTTCTCGGCGATGGCATCGACGCGCCCGCCTGACAGGCCAAAGGCGGAAAACTCTTCGGT
The sequence above is a segment of the Rhizobium sp. SSA_523 genome. Coding sequences within it:
- a CDS encoding ABC transporter ATP-binding protein; the encoded protein is MTYDLRPASLVLSDVRKSYGSLDVIHGIDLTIGEGEFVVFVGPSGCGKSTLLRMIAGLEEVTEGDVVIKGRDVTDLDPSERGIAMVFQSYALYPHMSVRDNLAFGLKMSRTATVEIDRRVAQAAAILKIEHLLERRPGQLSGGQRQRVAIGRAIVRKPDVFLFDEPLSNLDAELRVSMRIEIARLHRDLGNTMIYVTHDQTEAMTLADRIVILRDGRIEQVGSPRQVYQDPANTFVAGFIGSPRMNLIEATWERGAPRVSETVLPAPAVRQPPADGASLTFGIRPEHIRIATDDQEGLPAVVEFSEYLGGTCYLYCRLSGGQALTIESRDELQLQSGDRLTLALPAERSFLFDASGQRLR
- a CDS encoding TetR family transcriptional regulator; amino-acid sequence: MVATPVERETRKNDPEKTKQDILRVATEEFSAFGLSGGRVDAIAEKTKTSKRMIYYYFGSKEGLYLAVLEKAYRKIRTLEEDLELAHMPPVEALRTLIGSTFDHDENNPDFVRLVSIENIHYANHMKQSAEIGDLNLSIVKTIQEVLERGRRENLFRADVDAIDLHMLISAFCFFRVSNRYTFGTIFHRDLSEPETYNRHKRMIADAVVAYVTCTP